The Microlunatus soli genome contains the following window.
CCGGCCGAATACTGGGAGCCGGGCACCAAGGTGACCGCCACCGCCGACCTGAACAGCGTCCCCGCCGGTGACGGGCTGTACGGCCAGAAGAGCGTCTCGACCAGCTTCACCGTCGGTGACTCGGTGATCACCAAGGTCAACCTGAAGTCCCACATCGCCAAGGTCTACGTCAACAGCAAGCTGGCCCGGACCATGAAGATCAGCGCCGGCAAGCCCGGCGACGACACCCGCAGCGGGACATCGGTGATCACCGAGAAGCGCACCAACTACACGATGACCTCGGAGATGATCGGGTTGCCGAAGACCGGCCCCGAGTCCTACCGGCTGACCGCCGCCTACGCGATGCGGATCACCACCTCCGGAGAGTTCCTGCACTCCGCCCCCTGGAACGCCGGCTACTTCGGCAGGCAGAACGCCAGCCACGGCTGCATCGGGATGAGCGTGGAGGATTCCGGCTGGTTGTACAAGCACGCCAAGTCGGGCAGCCCGGTGATCGTGACCGGCAGCAAGCGTTCGCTGGATCCGCTGAACGGTCTGACCGACTGGAACGTCGACTTCGAGACCTACGCCGAGGGGTCGGCGCTCTGATCGGCTTCCGATCCCGGATCGGAACCGCGACCCGCTGACCTCCCGATGCATCCGCCGCCCGAACCGCGTCCGGGAGAGCCGGTGCGCTGTATCGCGACCAAGTGGCCCGATCGGCCGCACTGGGAGTTCGACGGCCGCTGGCTCGGCCTGGACGACAGTGGTTGGTGGTTCGGCGTCCCAGCAGGAACGCTGCTGACCCGCCCCGGGGCGTCGTACCACTCCAACGCTGACGCCGCCGCGGTCGTGCCGAGCGGCGGTGCCGGCTACATCGCCACCTTCTATGCACCCGGACCGTCACCCGACCGGCCCGGCGCCGTGCACACCTACGTCGACATCACGACCCCGCCGCTGCTGTCCCCCGGCCGGATCGTCGCGGTCGACCTCGACCTCGATGTCGTCCGGGAGCGCGCCGGCCGGCTGTACGTCGACGACGAGGACGAGTTCGCCGAGCATCAGGTCACCCTCGGCTACCCGGACCAGATCATCACCCAGGCCCGTCGGAGCTGTGATCAGGTCCACGCTGCGCTGGCCGCGGGTGCGGCTCCGTTCGACGGCCGGTCGGAGGCCTGGTTGCAACGGGTCGGCGACCTGCCACGGCCGAACTCGGCGACCGACTGAACGCCGACGCACGATCTCGGAGGATCGCTGCGATCGGCGTGGATAGGCTCCCCGGGCATGAACTCCGACTGTGTCTTCTGCTCGCTGCTGCGCGACGAGGGTGCGGCCGATTGGATCTGGCGCGGTCAGGGCGCGTCGGCCCTGCTGCCGCTGGAGGACGGCCGGTTGGCTCCCGGGCACACCCTGGTGATCGCCGATCAGCACGCGGTCGGGGTGCAGGAC
Protein-coding sequences here:
- a CDS encoding DUF402 domain-containing protein, coding for MRCIATKWPDRPHWEFDGRWLGLDDSGWWFGVPAGTLLTRPGASYHSNADAAAVVPSGGAGYIATFYAPGPSPDRPGAVHTYVDITTPPLLSPGRIVAVDLDLDVVRERAGRLYVDDEDEFAEHQVTLGYPDQIITQARRSCDQVHAALAAGAAPFDGRSEAWLQRVGDLPRPNSATD